In Oncorhynchus kisutch isolate 150728-3 linkage group LG5, Okis_V2, whole genome shotgun sequence, a genomic segment contains:
- the LOC109890607 gene encoding SLIT and NTRK-like protein 1 gives MLLWIVLLKAALCVAIGNVTRDICKEQICSCNEIEGDLHIDCEKRSFTNLHHLTGPSSQFYHLLLHGNSLSRLFPNEFANFYNAVSLHLENNGLHDIVPGAFLGLQLVKRLHINNNKIRSFRKSTFLGLDDLEYLQADFNLLRDIDPAVFRDLNKLEVLILNDNLISALPINVFQHVPITHLDLRGNRIKTVPYEGVLEQIPGIAEVLLEDNPWDCNCDLVSLKEWLENIPQNALIGRVICEAPTPLQGNDLNETSEMDLCPSIKSGADESLVAPPTQEETSVPGPVPTPYKASGDPGSPTPGNGQKGRSKSHWQLKTKPTSMTGVNGEREQLQIVQNASCPVPCSCKLIGSRQGLGVNCEGKKIESLANLKPKPITAHELNMRDNNVHAIKKNHLNGYSSLNLLDLGGNNIKLIDNSTFQNLTELRWLYMDKNYLDTLIAEMFIGLQNLEYLSLEYNDIQLILAGTFSPLPNLRVLFLNNNLLKALPVDAFLGVSLSKISLHNNYFTYLPVAGVLDQLNSIIQIDLHGNPWDCSCNIVPFKQWTEKLGADVIVSDLKCESPEEFWKRDFRHVRNDLMCPKLYDKVYPTSLSKNSTFTADTGTRSNSYVEPNRVSISVLVPGLLLVFVTSAFTVVGMLVFILRNRKRSKRRDGNSSASEINSLQTVCDSSYWHSGPYHADGGAQRGFDCSAHFSTTNDA, from the coding sequence ATGCTGCTTTGGATTGTCTTGCTGAAGGCGGCTCTTTGTGTGGCCATTGGAAATGTTACAAGGGACATTTGTAAGGAACAGATATGCTCCTGCAATGAGATTGAAGGCGATTTGCACATTGACTGCGAAAAAAGGAGCTTTACTAATCTGCACCATTTGACTGGTCCCAGTTCCCAGTTTTATCACTTGCTATTGCATGGGAATTCTTTATCCAGGCTTTTTCCCAATGAGTTTGCTAACTTTTACAATGCCGTAAGCTTGCATTTGGAAAACAACGGTTTGCATGACATTGTCCCTGGTGCTTTTCTGGGACTGCAGCTCGTGAAAAGGCTCCACATAAATAATAACAAGATACGGTCATTTAGGAAAAGCACCTTCCTTGGTTTAGATGACTTGGAATATCTTCAGGCTGATTTTAATCTATTGAGAGACATTGACCCGGCCGTGTTCAGGGACTTAAATAAACTTGAAGTGTTAATTCTAAATGATAACCTCATCAGTGCACTACCTATAAATGTTTTTCAACACGTTCCCATCACCCACCTCGACCTGCGAGGGAACCGAATCAAAACGGTGCCTTATGAGGGAGTTCTCGAACAAATACCGGGCATTGCGGAGGTTTTATTGGAGGATAACCCCTGGGactgcaactgcgacctggtttCCCTGAAGGAATGGCTGGAGAATATACCGCAGAACGCGCTTATCGGCCGGGTGATCTGCGAGGCTCCAACGCCACTGCAAGGGAACGACTTGAACGAGACATCGGAGATGGATCTGTGTCCTTCAATAAAAAGTGGTGCTGACGAGAGTTTAGTTGCACCTCCTACCCAAGAGGAGACCTCTGTACCTGGGCCCGTTCCAACGCCTTATAAAGCTAGTGGTGATCCTGGTTCCCCAACCCCAGGGAATGGGCAAAAGGGACGCTCTAAATCGCACTGGCAGTTGAAAACGAAGCCCACATCTATgacaggtgtgaatggggagagagagcagctgcAGATTGTGCAGAACGCATCATGTCCTGTGCCATGCAGCTGCAAGCTCATTGGATCCAggcaggggttaggggttaactgCGAGGGCAAGAAGATAGAGAGCTTGGCTAACCTAAAACCGAAACCCATCACTGCGCACGAATTAAACATGAGAGATAACAACGTCCATGCTATAAAAAAGAACCATCTCAATGGCTATTCAAGTCTGAATCTCCTTGATTTGGGTGGaaacaacatcaaattgataGACAACAGCACTTTTCAAAACCTCACCGAATTAAGATGGTTGTACATGGATAAGAATTACCTGGATACGCTCATTGCGGAAATGTTCATTGGACTTCAAAATCTGGAATATCTCAGTTTGGAATATAATGACATACAGCTGATACTGGCAGGCACATTCAGCCCTCTGCCTAATCTGCGAGTGCTTTTCCTCAACAATAACTTGCTGAAAGCGCTACCTGTGGATGCTTTCCTTGGAGTGTCTTTATCAAAGATTAGCTTGCATAATAATTATTTCACATATCTCCCTGTCGCAGGGGTCTTAGATCAACTCAATTCGATCATACAAATTGATTTGCATGGGAACCCTTGGGATTGCTCGTGTAATATTGTCCCTTTCAAACAGTGGACGGAGAAACTGGGGGCAGATGTGATCGTTAGTGATCTCAAGTGTGAGTCCCCAGAAGAGTTCTGGAAAAGGGATTTCCGTCACGTCCGAAATGATCTGATGTGTCCCAAGTTGTATGATAAAGtctaccccacctctctctccaaaaACAGCACCTTCACCGCAGACACGGGTACGCGCTCGAACTCCTATGTGGAGCCGAACAGGGTATCCATCTCTGTACTAGTCCCTGGGCTACTACTGGTATTTGTCACGTCTGCGTTCACTGTTGTAGGGATGCTTGTCTTCATTTTGCGGAATCGCAAGAGATCAAAGCGGAGGGATGGTAATTCCTCTGCGTCAGAGATCAATTCCTTGCAGACAGTGTGCGACTCGTCTTATTGGCATAGCGGGCCTTACCATGCGGACGGGGGCGCGCAAAGAGGGTTTGACTGTAGCGCCCATTTCTCCACCACAAATGATGCGTAA